The following are from one region of the Moritella sp. 24 genome:
- a CDS encoding outer membrane lipoprotein carrier protein LolA, with amino-acid sequence MVNLLRLLLLVSLAGNVFAADDIKGSSLSSVKSTAPVTPLALLSQFKPLTIASGTFVQNKYFTVLKNPVTSTGELYLDQSLGFVWHTSKPIASTLLLKEDGLYSIDHRQQQKKINNATPIATVLMSALSGDVTALESEFTLVEKVLSEPELGLELESEVESELSQETSENVCLELTPKDAMIAKVMRVIELCGKETVDHLVLYETSGNRTEIDINLTEVTELPEAIRAQF; translated from the coding sequence ATGGTAAATCTGTTACGCCTACTGCTTTTAGTGTCATTGGCCGGCAATGTATTTGCGGCCGATGATATCAAAGGTTCAAGCCTAAGCAGCGTTAAATCAACAGCACCAGTAACACCGCTGGCATTATTATCTCAGTTTAAACCACTGACGATCGCCAGTGGTACATTTGTGCAGAATAAGTATTTCACCGTACTTAAAAATCCGGTGACCTCAACAGGTGAGTTGTACTTAGATCAATCACTGGGTTTTGTGTGGCATACCAGTAAACCGATAGCGTCAACCTTGTTGTTAAAAGAGGATGGCTTATATTCTATTGACCATCGCCAACAACAGAAAAAGATCAATAATGCCACGCCAATTGCCACCGTATTAATGAGTGCGTTATCAGGTGATGTGACCGCGTTAGAAAGCGAGTTTACGTTAGTCGAAAAAGTATTGTCAGAGCCAGAGTTAGGGCTAGAGTTAGAGTCAGAAGTAGAGTCAGAACTATCGCAAGAGACATCAGAAAATGTATGTTTAGAGCTGACGCCAAAAGACGCGATGATAGCCAAGGTGATGCGTGTGATTGAGCTATGCGGTAAAGAGACTGTAGACCATTTGGTATTATATGAAACTTCAGGAAATCGTACCGAGATTGATATTAACTTAACTGAAGTGACTGAACTACCAGAGGCGATACGTGCGCAATTCTGA